From one Lolium rigidum isolate FL_2022 chromosome 4, APGP_CSIRO_Lrig_0.1, whole genome shotgun sequence genomic stretch:
- the LOC124647934 gene encoding protein NRT1/ PTR FAMILY 2.7-like, which translates to MANKVAKAALPEVAATKKRQASITQGHAEVSPTLIFRDKITDERWATLLQRQEEKMELKKHKEDFSLLTALTAGISPQTLPTNNFYKGMILGDIKAKMAAAEAAAATPPPEAELAPAGVSATAFARPMEHNESSPKYELTPLDHEAHPKGDTKRGGWITLPFIAGSMLAMGLAINGTTTNLQIYLIKEYNMESIDATQIAYIVRGSLYLVPLGGAILSDAYFGCFPVILAGAAINVLAFVLLTLSAALPSLRPPHCPTASAACQKGTPGQLAVMYGAMFLLAIGTGGTRFNMATMGADQFSSSRDQDTFFNWYFVFLYGSFLVGDTAIVYLQDGVSWALGFGVCLAAMAFSLLMLLMGTRFYRMPAPKGSPYSELACVVVAAVRKGRVDVGARYYVGNDAAAVDSDSVGAPSKRLRFLNRAARITANDNFLETSGAGHGPSGSRLLCKVQQVEDLKSLLAVFPLWSSGIMLSVSIGVMIGMNILQALTMDRSVGHHRFKIPAGSMGVCSVAAFIAVTPVLDRVAFPLWRRIAGVPPSALQRVGLGHVVNVAGMVVAALVERRRLTIVRLLHGEAANFGWVTPMSVLWLVFPIAIVGIGEALHFPGTMAFYYMEFPKALRSLATAMAPLLIAMGFYLSTVFVDVVRRVTAWLPGNINQGRLDNMYWTLAVAATINFGYFLLCAGRYKYQNQSTTMADC; encoded by the exons ATGGCCAACAAggttgccaaggccgccttgccgGAGGTAGCGGCGACTAAGAAGAGGCAGGCGTCGATCACTCAGGGCCACGCCGAGGTCTCCCCGACCTTGATCTTCCGCGACAAAAtaaccgacgaaaggtgggcgacgCTGCTCCAGAGGCAAGAagagaagatggagctgaagaaacacAAGGAGGACTTCTCCCTGTTGACCGCGTTGACAGCTGGAATTTCTCCCCAGACGTTGCCGACGAACAACTTCTACAAAGGTATGATCCTCGGTGACAtcaaagccaaaatggcggcggccgaggcagcggcagcaaccccacCCCCAGAGGCAGAGCTGGCACCAGCAGGCGTGTCGGCGACAGCGTTTGCTA GACCAATGGAACATAATGAGAGCTCGCCAAAATATGAGCTTACGCCATTAGATCACGAAGCACATCCTAAGGGAGACACTAAGCGAGGAGGGTGGATCACTCTTCCCTTCATAGCTG GGAGCATGCTTGCGATGGGGCTGGCCATCAACGGGACGACCACAAACCTGCAAATTTACCTGATTAAGGAGTACAACATGGAGAGCATCGACGCGACCCAGATCGCTTACATCGTCCGCGGCTCGCTCTACCTCGTGCCCCTCGGCGGAGCCATTCTCTCCGACGCCTACTTCGGCTGCTTCCCCGtcatcctcgccggcgcagccaTCAACGTTCTGGCCTTCGTGTTGCTGACGCTCTCCGCGGCGCTGCCGTCCCTGCGGCCGCCGCACTGTCCGACAGCGTCCGCGGCGTGCCAGAAGGGGACGCCCGGGCAGCTCGCCGTGATGTACGGTGCCATGTTCCTTCTCGCAATTGGCACCGGCGGGACACGTTTCAACATGGCGACAATGGGCGCGGACCAGTTCAGCAGCTCGCGCGATCAGGACACCTTCTTTAACTGGTACTTCGTCTTCCTCTACGGTTCCTTCCTGGTTGGCGACACGGCTATCGTCTATCTCCAGGACGGCGTATCCTGGGCCCTGGGATTTGGTGTCTGCCTCGCCGCCATGGCATTCAGCTTGCTGATGCTCCTCATGGGCACGCGGTTCTACCGGATGCCTGCGCCAAAGGGCAGCCCATACTCGGAGCTCGCCTGCGTCGTCGTAGCCGCGGTGCGCAAGGGTCGCGTCGACGTGGGCGCGCGGTACTACGTCGGAAACGATGCCGCCGCCGTGGACTCGGATAGCGTGGGCGCTCCAAGCAAAAGACTAAG ATTTCTTAATCGTGCCGCCAGGATCACTGCAAACGACAACTTCCTGGAGACATCTGGTGCCGGTCACGGCCCTAGCGGCTCGCGGCTGCTGTGCAAGGTCCAGCAAGTCGAGGACCTCAAGTCCCTGCTCGCCGTCTTCCCGTTATGGTCCTCCGGCATAATGCTAAGCGTGTCCATCGGGGTGATGATCGGCATGAACATCCTGCAGGCTCTCACCATGGACCGCTCCGTTGGCCACCACCGCTTCAAGATCCCGGCAGGGTCCATGGGTGTCTGCTCGGTCGCTGCCTTCATCGCAGTCACCCCGGTCCTGGACCGGGTCGCCTTCCCGCTCTGGCGTAGGATCGCCGGCGTGCCTCCGTCCGCCCTGCAGCGCGTGGGCCTTGGTCACGTGGTGAACGTTGCAGGCATGGTGGTCGCGGCGCTGGTGGAGCGTCGAAGGTTGACCATCGTGCGCCTGCTCCATGGCGAGGCAGCGAATTTTGGGTGGGTTACCCCCATGTCCGTCTTGTGGCTCGTCTTCCCTATTGCTATCGTTGGCATCGGGGAGGCCCTCCATTTCCCAGGAACCATGGCCTTCTACTACATGGAGTTCCCCAAGGCGTTGAGGAGCTTGGCCACGGCTATGGCGCCGCTGCTCATCGCCATGGGGTTCTACCTCAGCACAGTGTTCGTCGACGTCGTCAGGCGAGTCACGGCGTGGCTGCCGGGGAACATAAATCAGGGGAGGTTGGACAACATGTACTGGACCTTGGCTGTGGCGGCGACTATCAACTTTGGTTATTTTCTACTTTGTGCAGGCCGATACAAGTATCAAAACCAATCGACCACCATGGCGGATTGCTAA